The following coding sequences lie in one Cytophagia bacterium CHB2 genomic window:
- a CDS encoding alpha/beta fold hydrolase, giving the protein MEAFINGINLHYEDHGHGLPVILLHGFPLTHEIWQPQIEALQNECRVITPDLRGHGKSEAPGEVYTMAGLADDIAGLIKHLNCGPAIIAGHSMGGYVAFAFYRRYADLVKGLVLVSTRAAADTPEGKANREAMAQRAERERSSAVAVEKMLPNMMSPASHAADPSLKTNIDAMLAATSFHGIAGAQRGMASRNDSSDLLPTISVPTLIIAGTADALIPPVESQNMAQAIHGAELQLLDGAGHLPSLEKPHEFTAALQHWLRRQFAQP; this is encoded by the coding sequence ATGGAAGCATTCATCAATGGCATCAATCTTCATTATGAAGATCACGGCCACGGTTTGCCCGTAATTCTGCTGCACGGTTTTCCGCTGACTCATGAAATCTGGCAGCCGCAGATCGAGGCTCTGCAAAACGAATGTCGCGTCATCACGCCGGATTTGCGCGGTCACGGCAAAAGCGAGGCGCCGGGCGAAGTTTATACGATGGCCGGGCTGGCAGACGATATCGCCGGGCTGATCAAGCATCTCAACTGCGGGCCGGCCATCATCGCCGGACATTCGATGGGCGGCTACGTTGCCTTTGCGTTTTATCGCCGGTATGCGGATTTGGTTAAAGGCCTGGTGTTGGTCAGCACACGCGCCGCAGCAGACACGCCCGAGGGCAAAGCGAATCGTGAGGCGATGGCGCAGCGCGCGGAGCGGGAACGCAGCAGCGCGGTTGCGGTGGAAAAGATGCTGCCGAACATGATGTCTCCCGCCTCCCATGCCGCGGATCCTTCACTCAAAACCAACATTGACGCGATGCTGGCAGCCACTTCGTTTCATGGCATCGCGGGCGCGCAACGGGGCATGGCGAGCCGCAACGACAGCAGTGATCTGCTGCCAACCATTTCGGTTCCCACCTTGATCATTGCCGGAACTGCCGACGCGTTGATTCCACCGGTCGAATCGCAAAACATGGCGCAAGCAATTCACGGCGCGGAGTTGCAACTGCTCGACGGCGCCGGCCATCTTCCCAGCCTGGAAAAGCCGCATGAATTCACCGCCGCACTGCAACATTGGCTGCGCCGGCAATTTGCGCAACCTTGA
- a CDS encoding HEAT repeat domain-containing protein yields MKRRMQQLACLCLMLLVVAPLRLRAQDKPEARPQNARRADELDSLKQGKLARQHEKLAREMEEMGERLRFELVPELEELRDALPDLHEELAPALAALELPDLEAELAQLRELPFELHMALPELAGFPEMLPIPEIPPMPEIPPMPVLAPHAPLLDYGFHRSGISSRYKKYLSADESVQAEALRSLLHQDENLALPELQKMRSHQNWAMRAAVADMLGEMEDKEAVTILREILKNDVDQRVRRAAVRALSRRSEPEARAALRELWQK; encoded by the coding sequence ATGAAACGCCGAATGCAACAACTCGCCTGTTTATGTTTGATGTTGCTCGTTGTCGCGCCGCTGCGGTTGCGCGCGCAGGACAAACCGGAGGCCAGACCCCAAAACGCGCGCCGGGCGGATGAATTAGATTCGCTCAAGCAGGGCAAGCTTGCCCGGCAGCATGAAAAACTGGCGCGGGAGATGGAGGAGATGGGAGAACGGCTGCGCTTTGAGCTCGTCCCCGAGCTGGAAGAATTGCGAGATGCGCTTCCCGATCTGCATGAAGAACTGGCCCCCGCGTTGGCAGCATTGGAATTGCCTGACCTCGAAGCAGAACTTGCCCAACTGCGAGAGTTGCCATTTGAATTGCACATGGCTTTGCCGGAATTGGCAGGTTTTCCGGAGATGCTGCCTATTCCCGAAATTCCGCCGATGCCGGAGATTCCGCCGATGCCCGTACTAGCACCGCACGCACCGCTCCTCGACTATGGCTTTCATCGTTCCGGCATTTCCTCGCGCTATAAAAAATATTTGAGCGCCGATGAGTCGGTGCAAGCTGAGGCGTTGCGCTCGTTGTTGCATCAGGATGAAAATTTGGCGCTTCCGGAATTGCAGAAGATGAGGTCGCATCAAAATTGGGCGATGCGCGCTGCCGTCGCTGACATGCTGGGTGAAATGGAAGACAAAGAGGCGGTGACAATCTTGCGGGAAATTTTGAAGAACGACGTCGATCAACGCGTACGCCGTGCGGCTGTGCGGGCGCTGTCGCGGCGTTCGGAGCCGGAAGCACGCGCAGCGTTGCGGGAATTGTGGCAAAAGTAA
- a CDS encoding dihydrodipicolinate synthase family protein, with protein sequence MPLNLQGIFPPVPTPFENSHFAPHRLVENLSRLNETGLSGYVILGSNGEAPLLSRTEKLEIVRVARRTIPTEKRMIVGAGMESTETTAVFTMQVADLGAEAALVLTPFFYRESMSHEALRRHFEKIAEASPIPILIYNVPKFTNLNVSVSLVAQLAQHENIIGMKDSAGNLSQLLEFREKTPEGFQILLGSDAIFFAALAHNFRSAILALANVAPRELVELRRLVDNNQWEAAQGLANKLAPVGRLIISRLGVPGLKAALDELGYFGGTPRPPLLALEEPARLEIREVLRQAGLL encoded by the coding sequence ATGCCGCTAAACCTGCAAGGCATTTTCCCACCGGTACCCACCCCCTTTGAAAACAGCCATTTTGCGCCCCACCGCTTGGTGGAAAATCTCAGCCGCCTAAATGAAACGGGATTATCCGGTTACGTTATACTCGGCTCGAACGGTGAAGCGCCGCTGTTGAGTCGCACAGAAAAATTGGAAATCGTGCGCGTCGCGCGCCGCACCATCCCAACCGAGAAACGCATGATTGTCGGCGCCGGCATGGAATCCACCGAGACAACGGCTGTCTTTACCATGCAGGTGGCGGACTTGGGCGCGGAAGCAGCGTTGGTATTAACGCCTTTTTTCTATCGTGAGAGCATGTCGCACGAGGCTCTACGCCGGCATTTTGAGAAAATTGCAGAGGCCTCGCCCATTCCCATTCTGATTTACAATGTGCCAAAATTTACCAATCTAAATGTTTCTGTAAGCCTGGTTGCACAGCTTGCGCAACATGAGAACATCATTGGAATGAAAGATAGTGCAGGCAATCTCAGTCAATTGCTCGAATTTCGGGAGAAGACGCCCGAGGGTTTTCAAATTCTGCTCGGCTCAGATGCGATTTTTTTCGCAGCGCTCGCGCATAATTTTCGCAGCGCGATTCTCGCGCTGGCCAACGTCGCCCCTCGCGAACTGGTCGAGTTGCGGCGCTTGGTGGATAACAACCAATGGGAAGCGGCGCAAGGCCTGGCTAACAAACTCGCGCCGGTGGGCAGGTTGATCATAAGCCGTCTCGGCGTACCGGGATTGAAAGCAGCGCTGGATGAATTGGGTTATTTCGGCGGCACGCCGCGGCCGCCGCTGCTGGCTTTGGAAGAGCCGGCCCGGCTGGAGATTCGTGAAGTTCTGCGCCAGGCGGGTCTGCTGTGA
- a CDS encoding peptidase M4 family protein, which produces MHTHINKMQCVVPPHMLKRIAENGTPAQQEWAKRTLESSEKFRGQRQTYTEHATLARAAQSDRLERIVYDAKNGKSLPGQKARSEGAPPTGDAAVDEAYDGAGATYQLFKEVYERNSIDGNGLRLDSTVHYDKGYDNAFWNGEQMVYGDGDEDLPIAERLFNRFTIALDIIGHELAHGVTQHEARLVYWDQSGALNESFSDVFGALVKQRQLNQTAGQADWLIGQGLLTANVNGAALRSMKAPGTAYDDPILGKDPQPGHMSAYQNVDYDNGGVHINSGIPNHAFHVVAREIGGYAWEKAGRIWYLTLRDKLSTRSNFQEAANLTHQVAGELFGANSLEQQAVRKGWAEVGITIATGGGGDTGGGNKGCLLMPVGALAALLRR; this is translated from the coding sequence ATGCACACCCACATCAACAAAATGCAATGCGTCGTACCTCCACACATGCTGAAACGAATCGCTGAAAATGGCACGCCGGCGCAGCAGGAGTGGGCGAAGCGCACGCTGGAATCCTCCGAAAAATTTCGCGGGCAGCGGCAGACCTACACCGAGCATGCCACCCTCGCGCGCGCGGCGCAGTCCGATCGCCTGGAACGCATCGTCTACGACGCTAAAAACGGGAAATCATTACCCGGCCAGAAAGCGCGCAGCGAAGGCGCGCCGCCCACCGGCGATGCCGCGGTTGATGAAGCTTACGACGGCGCGGGCGCAACCTACCAACTGTTCAAAGAAGTCTATGAACGCAACTCCATCGACGGCAACGGCCTGCGCCTGGATTCCACGGTGCATTATGACAAGGGCTATGACAATGCGTTTTGGAACGGCGAGCAAATGGTTTATGGCGACGGCGATGAAGATCTGCCGATTGCCGAGCGTTTGTTCAATCGCTTTACGATTGCGCTCGACATCATCGGCCATGAGTTGGCGCACGGCGTCACGCAGCATGAGGCGCGTTTGGTTTATTGGGATCAATCGGGCGCATTGAATGAATCGTTCTCGGATGTGTTCGGCGCGCTGGTCAAGCAGCGCCAGCTCAATCAAACCGCCGGCCAGGCGGACTGGCTCATCGGCCAGGGCTTGCTGACGGCCAACGTCAACGGCGCAGCGCTGCGTTCGATGAAAGCGCCGGGCACGGCATATGATGATCCGATTTTGGGCAAGGATCCGCAGCCGGGTCATATGAGCGCATATCAAAATGTCGATTATGACAACGGCGGTGTACATATCAATTCCGGCATTCCGAATCATGCGTTTCATGTGGTCGCGCGTGAAATCGGCGGGTATGCGTGGGAAAAAGCCGGGCGCATTTGGTATCTCACCTTGCGCGACAAACTTTCGACGCGCTCGAATTTTCAGGAGGCCGCCAATCTCACGCATCAAGTTGCGGGCGAGCTTTTTGGCGCTAATAGTTTGGAACAGCAGGCGGTGCGCAAGGGCTGGGCGGAAGTGGGCATTACCATTGCCACGGGGGGCGGAGGCGATACCGGCGGCGGCAACAAGGGCTGCCTGCTCATGCCGGTGGGTGCGCTGGCAGCGCTGCTGCGAAGATGA
- a CDS encoding metallophosphoesterase, with protein sequence MFFLIAFSIYAFAYGYVGWRLISPSGLNAFMQTLAWAGILIFMILPPFTFASSRRRERPAWRPVLVWVTYLSMGGLNFLFFLLLFRDVTWLVFAGAQKAFALVNGSPSLAATILHGNRAAEFLQTTNLVVLGLAGLLLGYGVYQARRKPRVVDVTIPLQHLPEELHGLRIVQISDLHVGETIKRKFVESVVAQVQQLAPDMIAFTGDLADGLVSNLRDEVAPLANLSARYGKFYITGNHEYYSGAEPWLAEAQRLGFTVLLNEHRILQHGNSHILIAGVPDFGAGPFIPHHDSNPALAIANAPNADVKILLAHQPRSIFAAAEAGFDLQLSGHTHGGQLFPWNFLVPLQQPYVSGLHKHGNTWIYVSNGTGYWGPPIRLGAPAEVTVIKLMKA encoded by the coding sequence ATGTTTTTCCTCATCGCGTTTAGCATCTATGCTTTTGCTTATGGCTATGTTGGCTGGCGTTTGATTTCTCCCTCCGGGTTGAACGCCTTCATGCAGACCCTGGCGTGGGCAGGCATTTTGATTTTTATGATACTGCCGCCGTTCACATTTGCTTCCTCACGCCGGCGCGAACGCCCGGCGTGGCGGCCTGTGCTCGTGTGGGTGACTTACCTGAGCATGGGAGGCTTGAATTTTTTGTTTTTCCTGCTGCTGTTTCGCGATGTCACATGGCTCGTCTTTGCCGGCGCGCAGAAAGCCTTTGCGTTGGTCAATGGCTCGCCGAGTCTTGCTGCAACCATCTTGCACGGCAATCGTGCAGCCGAGTTTTTGCAGACGACCAATCTCGTCGTGTTAGGCCTGGCCGGTTTGCTGTTGGGTTATGGCGTTTATCAAGCGCGGCGCAAGCCCAGAGTTGTTGACGTGACGATTCCGTTGCAACACCTGCCGGAGGAGTTGCACGGCTTGCGCATCGTGCAGATCAGCGACTTGCACGTGGGCGAAACCATCAAACGCAAATTCGTCGAAAGCGTGGTCGCGCAAGTGCAACAGCTTGCGCCGGACATGATTGCTTTTACCGGTGACCTCGCCGATGGCCTGGTGTCAAATCTTCGTGACGAGGTTGCGCCGCTGGCGAATCTTTCGGCGCGTTATGGCAAATTCTATATCACCGGCAATCACGAATACTATTCCGGCGCGGAACCGTGGTTGGCTGAAGCGCAACGCCTGGGCTTTACGGTGTTGCTGAATGAACATCGCATTTTGCAACACGGCAACAGCCACATTCTCATCGCGGGTGTGCCGGATTTCGGCGCCGGGCCGTTCATTCCGCATCATGATTCTAATCCCGCACTGGCTATTGCCAATGCGCCAAATGCTGACGTCAAGATTCTGCTCGCGCATCAGCCGCGCAGCATCTTTGCCGCCGCCGAGGCCGGCTTCGATCTCCAACTCTCCGGCCACACGCACGGCGGCCAGCTCTTTCCGTGGAATTTTCTCGTGCCCTTGCAACAACCTTATGTGTCCGGCCTGCACAAACACGGCAACACCTGGATCTACGTCAGTAATGGCACCGGCTATTGGGGCCCTCCGATTCGCCTGGGTGCGCCGGCGGAAGTGACGGTGATCAAGTTGATGAAAGCTTGA
- the bamD gene encoding outer membrane protein assembly factor BamD: protein MRRLIWSMVLMLCVAGKMAAEVEQRKAPHPWAGVFALLQTPKGEAQDDAYQAYKSAQNFVYEQRWAEAITQLQAFLSKYAGSKYAADANFWICYSQEKRGDDAEKVYNAYKTFIKNYPRSGYVDEAKANMILLAAALAKAGKTGYQAEVQAMRQDADEELRLQALYALGQHDDEETVNTLKSLLASEKSPNVRRKIVYVFGNIDSPEAVKTLSEIATNDPDAGVRKSAVMTIGNSDWEGAVAFLTRIAKSDPEPEISKAAVYAIANQSSREAVNALSDILGNATSLEIRKAALYSLGNTGEETALPALEKTALQGGDPKLQEAAVYAIGNMGSAEALQSLQSIFAKSTTASVRRATAYAIANTGEPAAATFLANSAMTEPDDKIAEALVYAIGNLGSENAVEKLQPLVDGARAPGARKAALYAIGNTGGEKAVQALAKIAMTQKDEALQKAAVYAIGNAGDRVAVSTLSELINNLTSPEAQIAAIHALGNTNDDEAVPALYKLASQSSNQKVRSTAVNALGQIDSPKAKEALLKIIRGEKP from the coding sequence ATGAGACGCTTAATTTGGTCGATGGTATTGATGTTATGTGTTGCGGGCAAAATGGCCGCCGAAGTGGAACAACGCAAAGCGCCGCATCCCTGGGCCGGAGTGTTTGCGTTGTTGCAAACGCCGAAGGGCGAAGCGCAAGACGACGCTTATCAAGCGTATAAATCCGCGCAGAATTTCGTTTATGAGCAACGCTGGGCCGAAGCCATCACGCAATTGCAGGCGTTCTTGAGCAAATATGCCGGCAGCAAATATGCCGCAGATGCGAATTTTTGGATTTGCTACAGCCAGGAAAAACGCGGCGATGATGCGGAAAAAGTTTATAACGCCTACAAAACCTTCATCAAAAACTATCCACGCAGCGGCTACGTTGACGAAGCTAAGGCGAATATGATTTTGCTGGCCGCCGCGCTTGCCAAAGCCGGTAAAACAGGCTATCAAGCTGAGGTGCAGGCCATGCGCCAGGACGCGGATGAAGAGCTGCGCTTGCAGGCGCTTTACGCCCTGGGGCAGCACGATGACGAAGAGACGGTTAACACGCTCAAAAGCCTGCTGGCCTCGGAAAAAAGCCCGAATGTTCGCAGAAAAATCGTGTATGTTTTCGGGAATATCGATTCGCCGGAAGCCGTGAAAACATTGAGCGAAATTGCGACGAATGATCCTGATGCGGGCGTGCGCAAAAGCGCCGTGATGACGATTGGCAACAGCGACTGGGAGGGCGCCGTCGCGTTTCTCACGCGCATCGCGAAAAGCGATCCGGAGCCTGAAATTTCCAAAGCCGCGGTTTATGCAATTGCAAATCAATCCTCTCGCGAAGCCGTCAATGCTTTGAGCGACATTCTCGGCAACGCCACCTCACTGGAAATTCGCAAAGCCGCGCTTTACTCGCTGGGCAACACCGGTGAAGAGACGGCTTTGCCGGCGCTCGAAAAAACCGCGCTGCAAGGCGGCGATCCCAAACTGCAGGAGGCGGCAGTATACGCTATCGGCAATATGGGTTCTGCTGAGGCGCTGCAATCCCTGCAAAGCATCTTTGCCAAGAGCACAACGGCAAGCGTGCGCCGCGCCACGGCTTATGCCATTGCGAATACCGGTGAACCCGCAGCCGCCACGTTTCTGGCAAATAGCGCGATGACTGAACCCGATGACAAAATCGCGGAAGCATTGGTGTATGCCATCGGCAACCTGGGCTCGGAAAACGCCGTAGAAAAGCTCCAACCGTTGGTGGACGGCGCGCGCGCCCCCGGGGCGCGCAAAGCCGCGCTGTATGCCATCGGCAATACCGGCGGCGAAAAAGCCGTGCAGGCGCTGGCGAAAATCGCGATGACACAAAAAGATGAAGCGCTACAAAAAGCCGCGGTTTATGCGATCGGCAATGCCGGCGACCGGGTCGCGGTCAGCACGCTTTCCGAACTGATCAATAATCTCACTTCGCCGGAGGCGCAGATTGCCGCAATTCACGCGCTGGGCAACACGAATGATGATGAGGCTGTGCCGGCGCTCTACAAACTCGCGTCGCAATCGTCCAATCAAAAAGTTCGCAGTACGGCCGTGAATGCGCTGGGGCAAATTGATTCGCCTAAAGCCAAAGAAGCCTTGCTCAAAATTATTCGAGGAGAAAAGCCATGA
- a CDS encoding nucleoside monophosphate kinase — protein sequence MTSPTLYNTVLLFGPPGAGKGTWGKILGMMPGFYHLSTGEMFRKMDTESELGIKVMEFMRRGELVPDNIVFNLWTQHMQTAVLIGSFKPQRDILILDGFPRTPHQAQTLKNVASVKAILLLHCPDLEILIRRLHRRAVLENRHDDASEPLIRQRLVVFEREMHKTLAALPQELIETIDVSQAPVHILAAISAVLKQRLPVAPA from the coding sequence ATGACATCGCCCACTTTGTATAACACCGTTTTGCTGTTCGGCCCTCCGGGCGCCGGCAAGGGCACCTGGGGAAAAATTTTGGGTATGATGCCGGGTTTCTATCATCTCTCGACCGGAGAGATGTTTCGCAAGATGGATACAGAAAGCGAGCTTGGCATCAAGGTGATGGAATTCATGCGGCGGGGCGAGCTGGTGCCGGACAATATCGTGTTCAATTTGTGGACGCAGCACATGCAGACCGCCGTTTTGATTGGGTCCTTCAAACCGCAGCGGGACATTCTGATTCTCGACGGCTTTCCGCGCACGCCGCATCAAGCTCAGACCTTGAAAAATGTCGCATCAGTGAAGGCAATATTGCTGTTGCATTGCCCGGATCTCGAAATTTTGATCAGACGCCTGCATCGTCGCGCGGTTTTGGAGAATCGCCATGACGACGCCAGCGAACCGCTGATTCGCCAGCGCCTGGTCGTCTTCGAACGCGAAATGCACAAAACCCTCGCGGCGCTTCCGCAAGAATTGATCGAAACCATCGACGTTTCGCAAGCGCCGGTACACATTCTCGCGGCGATCAGCGCCGTGCTCAAACAACGCTTGCCGGTCGCGCCCGCATAA
- a CDS encoding ABC transporter permease, giving the protein MPLRHFVGSPWIAVIYGFDLPAYPTLGSKIHLSAPLAGYHRMQRILYLIQKEFRQVFRDRAMLVIMFFAPVVQMLVIGSAITTDVKNVTCILYDADNSTASRELCRRFAHNPYFNVIGYAESPGGIRSALDNWQAQLGIFIEADFGRNLERGLRPNVQIIADGLDANTAGIALGYAQGILTSYAQEFSQPQPGRLPVLSETRMWYNLNLESKHYMIPGLIGLLITLVTMFLTSMGLVREKEIGTLEQLMVTPIRSVELIIGKVLPFLLIGLVEINVMLAVAFIFFKLQLAGNYFLLLGVSLLYFMTSLGLGIFISTLADTQQQAMFISWFFMIFLLLMSGFLTPIANMPENWQQATYLNPMRYYINLLREIFLKATPLKFLWNEIIPLALFGLLIITASALKFKKRVS; this is encoded by the coding sequence TTGCCTCTCCGTCATTTTGTAGGCTCGCCCTGGATCGCGGTGATTTATGGCTTTGACTTACCTGCTTATCCCACTCTTGGGTCGAAAATTCATCTCAGCGCGCCGTTAGCCGGCTACCATCGTATGCAACGCATTCTCTATCTCATCCAAAAAGAATTTCGCCAGGTCTTTCGCGACCGCGCCATGCTGGTCATCATGTTTTTCGCGCCAGTCGTGCAAATGCTGGTGATCGGCTCAGCTATTACGACTGACGTCAAGAACGTGACGTGCATTCTCTATGATGCCGACAACAGCACCGCCAGCCGCGAATTGTGCCGGCGTTTTGCCCATAACCCCTATTTCAATGTGATTGGATATGCTGAAAGTCCCGGCGGCATTCGCAGCGCTTTGGATAATTGGCAGGCGCAACTCGGCATTTTTATCGAAGCAGACTTTGGGCGCAATCTTGAGCGCGGCTTGCGGCCGAACGTGCAAATCATCGCTGACGGGCTGGACGCGAACACCGCCGGCATCGCCCTTGGTTATGCCCAGGGCATTCTCACTTCCTATGCGCAAGAATTCTCACAGCCGCAACCAGGGCGTCTGCCTGTGCTCAGTGAAACGCGCATGTGGTACAATCTCAATCTCGAAAGCAAGCATTACATGATTCCCGGCCTGATCGGGCTGCTGATCACGCTTGTGACAATGTTCCTAACCTCGATGGGACTCGTGCGTGAAAAAGAAATCGGTACGCTCGAACAGTTGATGGTGACCCCCATTCGCTCCGTCGAGTTGATCATCGGCAAAGTCCTGCCGTTTCTCCTCATCGGCCTGGTGGAAATCAACGTGATGCTGGCGGTCGCATTTATTTTTTTCAAACTACAGCTTGCCGGCAACTATTTTTTGCTGCTCGGCGTCTCGCTGCTGTATTTCATGACCAGTCTCGGGTTGGGTATTTTCATTTCGACGCTTGCCGACACCCAGCAGCAAGCCATGTTCATTTCATGGTTTTTCATGATTTTTCTTTTGTTGATGTCCGGCTTTCTCACGCCCATTGCCAATATGCCGGAAAACTGGCAGCAGGCGACATATTTAAATCCCATGCGTTATTATATCAATTTGTTGCGCGAGATCTTTCTGAAGGCCACGCCGCTCAAATTTTTGTGGAATGAAATCATTCCGCTTGCGCTGTTCGGATTGTTGATCATCACGGCGAGCGCGTTGAAATTCAAAAAGCGGGTGAGTTGA
- a CDS encoding RNA polymerase sigma factor — protein sequence MMEDEVHLIRRLQSGESSAFRELVENHKRRVVALAFDLMGNLQDAEDVSQEALMKVYHGIRDFRGEAQLSSWMYRIVVNICINRRRKKAVSAMELRETFEGNEKHAAHASETAEANPELTAEAGMIREHLRAALDHLSPQQRSIFIMRHDQDMPLQQISEILKISEGTVKSQLFRALRKLQKQLAFYRADLGIS from the coding sequence ATGATGGAAGACGAAGTTCATTTGATTCGGCGACTCCAGTCGGGCGAATCCTCGGCATTTCGCGAGTTGGTGGAAAACCACAAACGGCGCGTGGTGGCGCTTGCCTTTGATTTGATGGGCAATCTCCAGGACGCCGAAGATGTGTCTCAGGAAGCCCTCATGAAAGTCTATCACGGCATTCGCGATTTTCGCGGCGAGGCGCAGCTCAGCTCGTGGATGTATCGCATTGTGGTGAACATTTGCATCAATCGCCGCCGCAAAAAGGCGGTTTCGGCAATGGAATTACGTGAAACATTCGAGGGCAACGAAAAGCATGCAGCGCATGCCAGTGAGACGGCGGAGGCGAATCCCGAATTAACTGCCGAGGCCGGCATGATTCGTGAGCATTTGCGCGCCGCGCTCGATCACCTCTCACCGCAACAGCGCAGCATTTTCATCATGCGCCATGATCAGGACATGCCCTTGCAACAAATCAGCGAGATTTTGAAAATCTCCGAGGGCACCGTGAAAAGCCAGCTCTTCCGCGCCTTGCGCAAACTGCAAAAGCAGCTCGCGTTTTATCGCGCCGATTTGGGAATCAGTTAA
- a CDS encoding class I mannose-6-phosphate isomerase encodes MAVVKYPLFFEESYMPYIWGGRRLETMLGKRLPASGIYAESWEISTRREGESKIRNGAFAGKTLTELVAAYPHALLGENVVQKYGAQFPLLVKFLDVSQPLSVQVHPDDAAAQRLENERFGKTEGWYVLHAEENAELIYGLRPGVTREQFAAAARKDTEGVLQRLPAKTGDFFFLRAGTVHASLGGMLIYEVQQNSNTTYRIFDWNRVDNQGKGRPLHVEKALEVIDYNVHTPPPPGEWQQEQQNRFRYLTRNEYFIMTERTIAQRHLFPPALQSFRIVTILQGTGVLRTESFQQEIMRGNSFLLPADLPEAVCEGELHFIETQMV; translated from the coding sequence ATGGCAGTTGTGAAGTATCCGCTTTTTTTTGAAGAGAGCTATATGCCTTATATTTGGGGTGGACGAAGATTGGAAACGATGCTCGGAAAAAGGTTGCCGGCCTCCGGCATTTATGCGGAATCCTGGGAGATTTCAACACGGCGGGAAGGAGAGAGCAAGATCCGCAACGGCGCATTTGCCGGCAAAACGCTTACGGAGCTCGTGGCCGCATATCCGCACGCGTTGCTCGGCGAAAATGTCGTACAAAAATACGGCGCACAATTTCCGCTGCTGGTGAAGTTTTTGGATGTGAGTCAGCCCCTCAGCGTGCAAGTGCATCCTGATGACGCTGCGGCGCAGCGTTTGGAAAACGAACGCTTTGGCAAAACCGAGGGCTGGTATGTTTTGCATGCGGAGGAGAATGCCGAGTTGATCTATGGCTTGCGGCCGGGCGTTACACGCGAACAGTTCGCAGCGGCTGCGCGCAAGGATACTGAAGGTGTGTTGCAGCGCCTGCCGGCAAAGACTGGCGACTTCTTCTTCTTGCGAGCCGGCACCGTGCATGCGAGTCTGGGCGGCATGTTGATTTATGAAGTGCAGCAGAACTCCAACACAACGTATCGCATCTTCGATTGGAATCGCGTCGATAACCAGGGCAAAGGCCGGCCGTTGCATGTCGAAAAGGCTTTGGAAGTCATCGACTATAACGTGCACACGCCGCCTCCGCCGGGTGAGTGGCAACAGGAACAGCAAAACCGGTTTCGCTACTTGACCCGAAATGAATATTTCATCATGACCGAACGGACCATTGCGCAGCGCCATCTTTTCCCGCCAGCGCTGCAGAGCTTTCGGATCGTAACGATCCTGCAGGGCACGGGCGTGTTGCGCACGGAAAGTTTTCAGCAGGAAATCATGCGCGGCAATTCATTCCTGCTGCCGGCGGATCTGCCCGAGGCTGTTTGCGAAGGGGAATTGCATTTCATCGAAACGCAGATGGTTTGA